In Pseudomonas sp. Q1-7, the genomic window GTGACGCCCGGCCCCAACAACATGATGCTGCTCGCCTCCGGCGTGAACTTCGGGGTACGCCGCAGCCTGCCGCACATGCTCGGTATCAGCATCGGCTTCATGGTGCTGGTGGTGGCGGTCGGCCTCGGCCTGGCCCAAGTGTTCCAGCAGGTGCCGGAGCTCTACACCGCACTGCGCTACGCCGGCGCGGCCTACCTGCTCTACCTGGCCTGGAAGATCGCCGGGGCGGGCGCGCCGGACGCGGACAAGGCCGAAAAGCGCCCGAAACCCTTCACCTTCCTCCAGGCTGCCGCCTTCCAGTGGATCAATCCCAAGGCCTGGGTCATGGCCATCGGCGCCATCACCACCTACACCCCGCAGGAGAACTTCGTGGTCAACGTGGTACTGATCGCGGC contains:
- a CDS encoding LysE family translocator; translation: MSLELIFAFILFAFVTSVTPGPNNMMLLASGVNFGVRRSLPHMLGISIGFMVLVVAVGLGLAQVFQQVPELYTALRYAGAAYLLYLAWKIAGAGAPDADKAEKRPKPFTFLQAAAFQWINPKAWVMAIGAITTYTPQENFVVNVVLIAALFALVNCPSVGLWTIAGSLLRRWLSEPRILRLFNIGMALLLVASLYPILVDVNGTL